A genomic stretch from Marinimicrobium sp. C6131 includes:
- the groL gene encoding chaperonin GroEL (60 kDa chaperone family; promotes refolding of misfolded polypeptides especially under stressful conditions; forms two stacked rings of heptamers to form a barrel-shaped 14mer; ends can be capped by GroES; misfolded proteins enter the barrel where they are refolded when GroES binds) encodes MSAKTVKFSTDARERMLSGVNILANAVKATLGPKGRNVVLEKSFGAPRVTKDGVSVAKEIELKDKFENMGAQMVKEVASKTADVAGDGTTTATVLAQALVREGHKAISAGMSPMDLKRGIDAAVKAAVEELGKLAKPCDDNKSIGQVATVSANWNTDIGDILAKAMDRVGRDGVITVEEGKSLENELDVVEGMQFDRGYLSPYFITNQEKMQVELDNPYVLLFDKKISNIRDLLPVLEAVAKANRPLLLIAEDVEGEALATLVVNNLRGILKAAAVKAPGFGDRRKAMLQDIAILTGGTVISEEVGLSLEKVELEQLGSAKRVVINKENTTIVDGAGKKADLDARVQQLRKEIENSTSDYDREKLQERVAKLAGGVAVIKVGAATEVEMKEKKDLVDDAFHATRAAVEEGIVPGGGVSLVRVADAIRKSGLKGANEDQNTGIRIALRAMEEPFRQIVANAGVESSVILEGVRKNDSTTWGYNAQTGEYVDMIEQGIIDPAKVTRSALQNAGSVAGLILTTEVMVADSPKDEKSAGAHAHDFE; translated from the coding sequence ATGAGTGCCAAAACCGTCAAATTCTCCACCGACGCCCGCGAGCGGATGCTCAGTGGCGTGAACATTCTGGCCAACGCCGTCAAAGCCACCCTCGGTCCGAAAGGCCGCAACGTGGTGCTGGAAAAAAGTTTCGGTGCCCCCCGGGTGACCAAAGACGGCGTCTCCGTTGCCAAGGAAATCGAGCTGAAAGACAAGTTCGAAAACATGGGCGCCCAGATGGTCAAGGAAGTGGCCTCCAAGACCGCCGATGTCGCCGGTGACGGCACCACCACCGCCACGGTTCTGGCCCAGGCGCTGGTGCGCGAAGGCCACAAAGCCATCTCCGCCGGCATGAGTCCCATGGACCTCAAGCGCGGTATCGACGCCGCCGTCAAGGCCGCCGTGGAAGAGTTGGGCAAACTGGCCAAACCCTGCGATGACAACAAATCCATCGGTCAGGTGGCCACCGTCTCCGCCAACTGGAACACCGATATTGGCGACATTCTGGCCAAGGCCATGGACAGAGTCGGCCGGGACGGCGTGATCACCGTCGAGGAAGGCAAGTCCCTGGAGAACGAGCTGGATGTGGTCGAAGGTATGCAGTTTGATCGCGGCTACCTCTCCCCCTACTTCATCACCAACCAGGAGAAAATGCAGGTCGAGCTGGACAACCCCTACGTGCTGCTGTTCGACAAAAAGATCAGCAACATCCGCGACCTGCTCCCGGTACTGGAAGCCGTGGCCAAGGCCAACCGCCCGCTGTTGCTGATTGCCGAGGACGTGGAAGGCGAAGCCCTGGCCACCCTGGTGGTCAACAACCTGCGCGGCATCCTCAAGGCCGCCGCCGTCAAAGCCCCGGGCTTCGGCGACCGGCGCAAGGCCATGCTGCAGGACATCGCCATCCTCACCGGTGGTACCGTCATCTCCGAGGAAGTGGGCCTGAGCCTGGAGAAAGTGGAACTGGAACAGCTCGGCAGCGCCAAGCGCGTGGTGATCAACAAGGAGAACACCACCATCGTCGACGGCGCCGGCAAGAAGGCCGACCTGGACGCCCGCGTCCAGCAATTGCGTAAGGAAATCGAAAACAGCACCTCGGACTACGACCGCGAAAAACTCCAGGAGCGGGTGGCCAAACTGGCCGGCGGCGTAGCGGTGATCAAGGTCGGGGCCGCCACCGAAGTGGAAATGAAGGAGAAGAAGGACCTGGTGGACGACGCCTTCCACGCCACCCGTGCCGCCGTGGAAGAAGGTATCGTCCCCGGCGGCGGCGTCAGCCTGGTACGGGTCGCCGACGCCATTCGGAAGTCCGGCCTCAAGGGCGCCAACGAAGACCAGAACACCGGCATTCGCATCGCCCTGCGCGCAATGGAAGAACCCTTCCGCCAGATCGTCGCCAATGCCGGCGTCGAGAGCAGCGTGATCCTGGAAGGTGTGCGCAAAAACGACAGCACCACCTGGGGCTACAACGCCCAGACCGGCGAGTACGTCGACATGATCGAGCAGGGCATCATCGACCCGGCCAAGGTCACCCGCTCGGCGCTACAGAACGCCGGCTCGGTCGCGGGCCTGATCCTCACCACCGAAGTGATGGTGGCGGACAGCCCGAAGGACGAGAAGTCCGCGGGAGCACACGCGCACGACTTCGAGTGA
- a CDS encoding IS110 family transposase: protein MRKYNYRAQNFQKVNWDQLREQTAGERLILAIDVAKKDFYVALMKPDRTVLKTIRWEHPQQSPALLRELANLKAQRLEAVMEPTGTYGDALRYQLRALGAEIYRVSPKRVHDAAEVYDGVPSLHDAKAAYLIGRLHLDGISQRWREPSEARRALRALLNRLEQVQERHQRALNRLEALLARHWPEALCWLTLQSASLLHLLAEYGDPVRVTAQPEQADRLLRRVGGHMLKTSKREGLLRSAATTLGVPVVETEHELIRALAQEMLDTRAQSRELERALSEHVEHTRELAWMAEALGHNSAVVLYCALGSANDYPRAASYLKAAGLNLKERSSGKHKGQLKLTKRGPGVVRHYLYFAALRLIRQSGPARAWYDAKLARHRGPKGKLIIALMRKLAKALWHVAQGKRFDPAKLFAEPPRAEVA, encoded by the coding sequence ATGCGCAAGTATAACTATCGTGCCCAAAATTTCCAGAAGGTGAACTGGGATCAACTGCGTGAGCAGACGGCGGGCGAGCGGTTGATTCTGGCGATTGATGTGGCCAAGAAGGACTTCTACGTGGCGCTGATGAAGCCGGACCGGACGGTTCTGAAGACCATCCGCTGGGAGCATCCGCAACAGAGCCCGGCCCTGCTGCGGGAACTGGCGAACCTCAAGGCTCAGCGCCTGGAGGCGGTCATGGAGCCGACCGGTACCTATGGCGACGCCTTGCGCTACCAGTTGAGAGCTCTGGGTGCCGAAATCTACCGGGTCAGCCCCAAGCGGGTGCACGACGCCGCTGAAGTGTATGACGGGGTCCCGAGCCTGCACGACGCCAAGGCGGCTTACCTGATCGGCCGGCTGCACCTGGATGGCATCAGTCAGCGCTGGCGCGAGCCGAGTGAAGCGCGTCGAGCTCTGCGAGCCTTACTGAATCGGCTGGAGCAGGTACAGGAGCGCCACCAGCGGGCACTGAATCGGCTCGAAGCGTTGTTGGCCCGGCACTGGCCGGAGGCGCTGTGCTGGCTGACATTGCAGAGCGCCAGCTTGCTGCACCTGCTGGCCGAGTACGGCGACCCGGTTCGGGTGACGGCACAGCCGGAGCAGGCGGACCGACTGCTGCGCCGAGTCGGTGGGCACATGCTTAAGACGTCCAAGCGCGAAGGCCTGCTGCGCAGTGCCGCCACGACCTTGGGCGTGCCGGTGGTCGAGACCGAACACGAACTCATCCGGGCCCTGGCCCAGGAGATGCTGGACACACGGGCGCAGTCCCGCGAGCTGGAGCGAGCGCTGTCCGAGCACGTCGAGCACACCCGGGAGCTGGCCTGGATGGCCGAGGCACTGGGCCATAACAGCGCGGTGGTGCTTTACTGTGCCCTGGGTTCGGCCAATGACTACCCGCGTGCGGCCAGCTATCTGAAAGCGGCGGGGCTGAACCTCAAAGAGCGCTCCAGCGGCAAACACAAAGGGCAGCTGAAGCTGACCAAGCGAGGGCCCGGGGTGGTGCGCCACTACCTGTACTTCGCCGCCCTTCGCCTGATACGTCAATCAGGCCCGGCCAGAGCCTGGTATGACGCCAAGCTGGCCCGACACCGAGGCCCCAAGGGCAAACTGATCATCGCGCTGATGCGCAAGCTGGCCAAGGCGCTGTGGCATGTGGCTCAAGGCAAGCGGTTCGATCCGGCCAAGCTCTTTGCCGAGCCACCCCGGGCCGAAGTGGCATAA